The bacterium genome includes the window GATATCATACCCATACCAGCAGGTTCGATTCAAGTTCTGATGTATTTAATAAATATGGAAATACAACATCAACTTTTGAATGGAACCCGTTTGTATTTAATTCAACGGATGCAAGAGGTTTTAAAAATCCCTCGATAGCGGACTATTCAAATGCGGAAACAGTATTGTATCGTTTTCCTACACGGTTTGGGACCACAAGTTATTATAATACGGTTTATAATATATATAACGAGGGTTATAATACGGTTGGAATATGTGACCCATGTCATGACAGGACCCCGTTTGAGATACTTTACGGGACTGCGATTCGCCATGATACCACTGTTGAGCCGAAAAATTTAGGGTCTACTTATTATTTCAGAGGGCCCAAGGCAGCCGCGTTTTTTTACGAAAGCGCCCTGTACGATTCTGGCGGGATACTCGGGACTACCGGGATCGGGGGACACGGACAGAGTTTAACCCAGGTAAGTAATCATAGAATGGGCGATTCGAGGCTGCCCGGTGTTGTTGATGAACAACGGGTGAAATGCCGGAGCTGCCATCTCTATCATGGTTCCATGATACCCAAAATACTTGATACGGCGGCAAACCGGCCGCCGGATGTATATGCCACAACCGGAGCCCCGGGGGCCCTGGCGTATGCTACGACAGGAAATGATAATAAGTTTTGTTACCGCTGTCATTTTTTTGTATATGATAATGGTTTTTATTCTTCAACAATGTATGAATCATCAATACACGGCGATACAACGCAGCCTAACTTTATAATATGGTCTGATACCACCAGGATTGGGCCTTACGCGCCTTCAAACGGGCATCCTGAAAGTTATTACTGGAAACCCCCGAAAGGAGACACTACTTACAGGCGGGGTCTTTGTATTTATTGTCATGAGCCTCACGGCGGTTACGGCTGGGACACTAATGTATTCGATACACCGGGATTTTCAAGTTTTACGCGCGCAGGGACGAGAGGATCGCGCGTTTTCGGAGAGAGATATGGAACCGCGGTAAACCTTGGAGATGAAATCCTTTGTTTTAAATGCCATACTTTTGATTCAACATGGAATGTATTCGGGGAAACCGTGTGGTCAACCCCTTATTATGCCGGCAAGGTTTATAATGCGAAAGACTGGTATGATAAGGGTGATACTACGGTCAAGAATATAAGCGAATACTTTGATACTTCAAATGGAGGCAGCCGTCATCGTGTTCACAGGAATGAACAGGACACTACGCTTGGCAACACTGATTATCTGATAATCGAATGCATTAACTGTCATAACCCGCATACAGTCAGGAAAGATACTACACATGACAGTGTGGTAACAAACCTGATGTATCCTTTCAAGCCTTCTGAATTTATATATGATACCGCGGTAACGGACAGCACAAGGGAATACAAAGTTTATAATAAATTCTGCCTTGTCTGTCATGATTCAGGCAGTGAGGTTAATTCAGACAGCGGTATGATTTATTTAGACAGTTCCCTTGATACATTATGGGGAAAACTTCCAAGGGGGATAAAATTTTCAAAAAAAGTCTATTGGGGTGAAGGAGATACATCATCCCCGGATGATACTACCCGTTTCCACAGCTGGAACAAAGAAAAATACTATAATTCAACCGGGCATGGTGTGGATTCCACCCTGAATATTGGCGCCGATTATGAAACTGACCGGCTGCCGATGGCCAGGCGCGGATCATACGGCATGTCCTGCGCCAGGATAGATGAATTTGCATGTCATGACCCGCATGGGAACACCACCAATATATCTCTTTTAAAAACTGATGTTAAGCACCCGGCTGGGTTTAATTATAATACCCCGCATATTTATGATACGAGTTATAATCCAGCAGATGAGCCGAAGACTGTTGACAGATGGTGCGCGGCGGCATGCCACCAGATAGGAATAAGAACAGGTGAAAGAGATTGGTCCCATGCCTATACATATGTCCGAAAAACGAGTGACGGCCCCTGGGACAGCGGGATATATGATTATGGGACGGACAGCAGAAAAGACATTGATATATATGACACGGGAGGGACCAATGAACCGGGGATGGATAATTCAGCGGATAAAAATCAGGATACTTCCACTTCCTGGATGCATTCTTCTTTTAACAGGGTGCCGGGAGACGGCAATAACTGGCCTGATGAATCCCAGTGGGGATATGATACCAATTACAAGAATAATTTGCCGGCAAAATCAGATGCCGGGAGGCGTTTTGTGTGTTTTACATGTCATGACCCGCATGGGACAAAAAATCATGGAATGATAAGATATAAATTTAATGATGATACGACTGATCCGAACAGCAATGAATTATGCACGAGGTGCCACAAGTATCAATAAGCACGGGCATGAATAATTTTTTATGAAACTTCCCAATAATGTTTTAGGTATATCTGGTTGGATGAGGGGAAAATGAGAGATAACAAAAAGTTGTTTATACCTATAATAATATTTTTGGCAGCAATCGGTATTTACAATTTCAGCTGTATAAAATATGTATTCGGATATGCGTATGACACAACTCAGAGTAAAAATTGCGCCGGCTGTCACAGCATAAGAAAATCAAAGGCAAAAACCGGCACATGGGCCATAAGAAGTGATGTAATCAGAATAGTGGACAGCACTGAAGATTTTAACTATGACAGATGGTCATGTGATATCTGCCACAGGGACAAGAGAAGTAATTTTGGAGACCTTGAAACCGCGTCCGCGAAACTGCCTTCCGCGCATCCTGTCCCGGTCAAGGGAATGGAGAAAGACAAATTGTTGAATGACGGGAAAAAGGTTATGTATTGCACGAGTTGTCATGATCCGCTCCAGGTGGACAGGGGAGTCCATTCCACTTATGTCAGTATTTTCAGGTTAAAATTCAGCGGTCTTGACAGCTCAGGAGTGCGCCATTATGACCCTGACCCCGTAGATGATACAGTTGCAGTCGGAGTTGATTCAACTTCATGGTTCTGGGAAAACCCGTTTGATACCTCTGATTCCACATTTAAAGGTTTCCTGAAATTCGGTAAAATCAATCATTATCAAACTGCAAGCGGCGGTGTTTTTGATCCAAAAAATGCAAGGGCCGGCAGGGAACTGGCTGATTTTTACCGGGCGACAGAAACTACAAATGACGACAAGTTATCGCAAACGCAGACAATATATTTTTGTATAACCTGCCATGACAGCAACGGTTTCCCGCTCGATCCGATGAATACTACTCTTAGTGTTGACGACTCAACCGAGAACAGGGTAAGGCCCCCTGGATTTATTGGCGGGGGTGTCAGTTATAATAATTCAGACGGGAACAAGACTAAATGGACCGAGTCGGACGGCGGCCATGTAATCCAGGCTGAAAGTACTAAAACAGGCCTGAACGTGGGAGACAGGCTCCCGTGTATCGATTGCCATGACAGTCACTCTTCGTCATCAAACAGAAAACTGATCAAAGAAGGTTTAGCGATAGGAAAAGGTGAAGATTTTTTTGCGAGAGATTTATGTCTCGCCTGCCATAATACAGGTGTTTCCAACCGTTATTACCCGTCAGGCGCTTTTACTAAATATGGAGAGACTGTGGCAACGTCAATGCTGCCAAAAGAAGATACCGCCCGGGTGGCGGGTGATCCTGATTTACAAAATTACCATTCCCAGACTTACGCAAAGACATGTTATGGTTATGTTGATGAAAGTGATAAATATGGTGTTTATTCAGGATGCCACAGAGATCCCCACACGCCTACAATGTTTTGCGCCGGCTGCCATAAGGACCATTTTGAAGCATATGGAGCTATGACAAGAAAAAGCCATCCTGTCGGAATTGATATAGATTTGTTTACTAAGCCTGTCGGAGATTCACTTAGCATTAATGAGTATTACCATTTATATGCCGATACTATGGAAGTCCCGTTGTTTAATAACAGGATTGAATGCCTGACCTGTCATAATGACCACCCGAAGTCCGGAGATTCAGCTTTTGCCCCGCAGATGCAGGGCCTGCTCCGCGGGGACGCGGGTATAGACATTACAGCTAATCTTGATAGTGTAAAACTAGGGATAGGAAATAATTATAAAAATCATAATTCCAATCAGAATACGGTATTAAAAAACCTGGCGCTGAGTTCAGGACAGGGTATTACCGCGGGCCAGTTTGACAGCCTCCGGTCCATGCCGGAACTTTGTATTAACTGCCATTATCGTATTATAGGAGTTGATAATGACCATGGCGGATTTGACGGCGGCGGTTTCGGGATGTGTGATAAATGCCACAGCATGCACGGGCAGCATTCGGAACCCGACAGCGCGGACATCCCGATAGATTCCAGTAACGTAATAAGGCCCCTGCACTATGGAATGTATATAGCTTATGATCAGTTACCGTCACCCAGTGAATTAGCGGCCGCTGTGAAATATCAAAAGGTTGTGGTTGAATGGGACACTTCCGGTTCGCACGCGATAGATACGATAGATGTCTACCAGGATGTCGGGACGGGAAAGAAATTTTCCAGCCAGCAAAATGAACATTTGCTTCATGAGAAGTTACAGGAAAAGCTGTGTGAAAGGTGCCATGGAAATTCCAATTGGCCGGCGCTCGTGGAAACTTCTGCTACCCAGCCGCCGCCGCCGCAGATTTTCTTTGACTCGGCCGGAAGCAGGGAAGACACCGCGGATGTTTATTTTACTACAACCCAGATTAATATTCTCTACAAAAACAAAAGTACTCATCCTGTAGATATTAAGGGCAGGGTTGTCCCGGGCAGCGGTTACAGTGTAGCCACCGATTTAAGATGCAGTTCAGGGACGAAATACTCAGGCTGTCATACCCCGCACGGGAATGATAACTACGCCCAGTTAAATGTGATGACTGCCATCGGGAACACGGATAACCAGAGCAAATCTATTTACGGGATTGCCGAAGTTTTATATACGTCAGCAGGAACTAAAGCAAAATATGTAAGCGGCATGCATGAATTCTGCGGTTTATGCCATGACAGGTTTGCCGGTAATATAAAGGTTGATTCCGTATATACCCGGCACCCGGTGGGTCCCGGTGTAAGCTTATTAAATCTTTATCCTGCGGCGTCTGAAAGAGCGCAGCTTGGGCTTGATACCGCTTTTATAAGTTTTTTTGATAGTTTGATTCTGGATTATGATACAAATGACTATCCCGGCGGCCGGCCTAATTTTGATTCTTTTCTTGCGGTTTCTGATACATCGAGGACTTTAATAGCGCAGAAAAATTTTATAATGAGCTGTATTACTTGTCACCGCCAGCACGGCTCGAATTATTTGCATTTGAGAAAATTTAACGACAGGGCTGTTTACGAATGTGTAAATTGCCATAGTAAATCTCCGGATATTTTAGAATAGCTTTTTTTTAGGGGGAATTAAAAATGAGACCTAAAATCTTAAATGATAAAACAGATTTGATATCTTTAATATTTTTATTAATATTATCTTTAATCCCCTTTATTTTTATAAAGGCAATAGAAACAACCGATTACCGGCGGACGATGCTTGGCAGTGCCCACGACTTAAACAATCCTGACTCAACAGCATCCTGTCTTAATTGTCACTGGATGCATCAAAGAGGCGAGAGGGTGGAAGGTTATTCCCACTCCTTAATAAGCCAATACACGAGAGATGTATGTTTTGTATGCCACAGCGGTTTAAATCCCAATCTGGAAACGGCCGCTTTAAAGGATTTTGGTTACATTAAACAGGATTTTCTGGATTACAAACCTAAACAATTCCAGGGAGTGGATACTGTCCATTTTTCCGGCCAGATAGGTAAAAATCCTTATGACATTAAAGCGGAATACGGGGTGGCTACAGCGTCAGCAGCCGGGTCATTCCATATGTTTTACAGCACGACCGGTGAATTTAGCGGTATTGACATAAACACATTCAGCTGTTTTGATTGTCATAACCACGGAATTTACGAAAGCACCCTGGATACCATGGGCGGCAGGCTTCCGAGGCTTATATGGTCAAAAGGGTCTTATGCCAACTTTGGCACTACAATAACCAAAGCAGATAGAAAGGATATTAATAAATTTTATGCGACCGAATATTATTGCTTAAGCTGTCATTCCAAGTATGGTTATCCGGATAAATGGAAAACACTGACATGGGATTCCGCGAGGAGACAGCTCAATGATACATTTTTCCTTGAAACCAGGCATAGCCTTCTCGAACGGTATGGAATACGGTCAGACCTGCCCGCTGGCAGTGTCCCTGAGCCGAGGAACCCCTACGGATTCGGCAATGATATTTCATGTTTTGTATGCCATTCAAGACACGCCTCAGCGTATCCTTCTCTGATGCGGGGAGATTTTTCAGAAGTTGACATGTGTATGAATTGTCATTATGGCGCTGCCAGGGACAGTACATATGCTTTTACTTACATACACGAAACAAGCCTGGCAATCAATTACATAACCGCGGGCCATTACGCGGATAAAGGGTATTCTTCAATAGGCCATGTTAAGGATATTGCCCTTGGAGGCCCCGGTGTAGTATGTACGGACTGCCATAACCCGCATGGGACCGGACATTACAAAATGGTCAAGGGTGTAGTAAAAGATCCCAGGTTTAAAAGAGGCGATACCACTTATGATTCTTCGTATAATCTGGAAACCACTTATTCATATATATATGACCTTGATTCTTTAAAGGCGGTCAGCGGGTTTTGCGGGGGAGCATGCCATAATAAAAATTCTCCTGCAAACTATGAGAGATGGTACGCGCTGGGTATGGCAAGTTATACCGATTCAGCAACAATGCCAAGCTATTACCGCGGCCTGCCTTTATATGATTCATCTAAACATAAAGGTGTATATAATTCAGTCCAGACAGCCCCGTTTATTTTGTCAAATTGTTCAGCCTGTCATGACGCGCACGGGACGGTTAATAAGGCCCTTTTATGGCAATCCGAAGAGGAGCTTTGTTTTCAGTGCCATTTTGAGTCAACAATAGGAGGCGCTCCTGATATTAAAAAGTATTTTGATACGGCTGTTTCCGGCAACCACGCGAGGTCCCATCATCCTATTTTTGATACGGGAAAAGTAAATGCGGACCAGAGTTCTGTAAGAGCGGTTGAGTGTATTAACTGTCACAACCCCCATCTTGCGACTAAACAATATCCAACAATATATCCTTATAACTGGTCATTGATAAGCGATTATTCCAGTGTTCTGAATACAAATAACAGTACAGACCATGAAAACAGGGCTAAGTTCTGTTCAGCCTGTCATTCAGAAACATTCCCAAAACTTGATCCAAGAATATATCCATATGGCACAACCTATTCCACTACAATAGCATATCCACCGGGGGTCAGGATTAACGCCAAACAAATTGGGAATGAATGGTTTGGGGTGCAGGGGAGTGCTATACCTGCTACATTAACATATGTTACTAACGGCCATTTTAAATTTCCGGGCCTTATTGACTGTATTAACTGCCACAGCCCGCATGGCTCATCCAATCCGTCGAATATCAGGGATGAAGCATATCTTGACCCAATAGACAGCGCTGTGGACAATTTTATAAGCAGTGTATATGTTAATTTTGGAAATTACCAGGCTTTTTATAATGAAAATACAAAAATCAGCAGAAAATTCTGCTATACTGCGGATACCGCTGTAACTTATGGGTGCCATACACCGCAGTATTTAACCACACAGGTCACTTTCCCGGATAATTTACAACAGGATAGTACCCGGCACAGGACCCGCAGGGTGCCTTTTGGCCCGATAGATTCTTCGTATTATATTGATGAGCATGATCCATATTGGGATACAAATACAATTAGTGCGGTTCCGCCAAGCGGTATTTTGGGATGTTCTGTCTGCCATTATCTGGCACATAACCCTACTCCGGATTATTGGTATGTAAATTCCGCGAAAGGTGTTGCGCAGAATTGTTTAGACTGCCATCATCCGGCAGAAAACACATATAGTTCCACGACCGCCAAATTTTATGGAGGCGCGCCTACACAATACGAAAGCCCGTATGTGGAGTTTGTTACCTCAGGCGTTTATCCGGTATCAACTACTTATGTATCCAAACATCTGGCCTCTGCCGGCATTAATGACACAACGAGCAATTATTGTAAACAGTGTCATGGTGAACATGTCCGGCCCACAAGAACTAATCCTCCTGTTCGGACAGATGAATATCATGATGTGCCCGGGGGGGGTTTTATCGCAAGCCCGGACACCTCGTTTGGCTATGCAACCACATATCTTGACGGCCAGACATTCTGCCTGGCATGCCACAGGGGGGCTTCAAGGTTTGGCGGAAAGATCGCGCCGAATGTTAATGTAACTTATGAAAGCGCCGGGCACGGGAGATTAGGAAGGGGCGATACGAGTTCTTCCGATACCACATACGGAATAAAAGTTTATTGTTTTGATTGTCATACAAAACATTCATCTCAAAACCCGAAACTTTTGAGGACAAAGATTAGAGATTTAATTACTTACAGCACAAGCGATATATGGACCACTATTGTAAGCAACAGGCAAATCCGGGCGGAAGATCTGGACACGGGCTTTAATTATGTATCGGTCAGGACAGTAGGGTACCAGGCTGTATGTTTTGCATGCCATTCGCTCCCCGGTTCAGTTTATGACAGCAGTATATATTACCAGAACAATGCCTGGAATTCAAACCCGGGGACTAAGCTCTGGTTAGGAAAGACGGTCTATGAGAGCGCGGGCCACGGAAATACATTTATTACTCCTTATGCGTATGTGGATACTGCAGAATACGGAACTACAAAACCTGTAAACGGCGGTATGAAATGTTCGTGGTGTCATGAACCTCACGGCCGCGGGACAGACAGCACAGGCGCATTTAACAGTACCTTTAACGACGATATGCTCGAAATCGGGAGCACCACGGAAACAGGAGGAAATATAACTTTATGTTATAAATGCCATAACAAAGTATTAACTGCCCCCGATAGTTCTTACAGCATTGCAAATATTAAAGCGCTTTTTGATTCAAGTTATTCAATGCATGATATTTATTCGACTGCCACAGATACCAAAGTCACATGTCTTAACTGTCATAACCCGCATACAGGGAATAAAGCATATCCGGTTGTTGTTGCCAATTATAGAACTGATGTAAATGCGGGCGATGACGCTTTTTGTATTTCGTGCCATCTTGCGGAGGGGTTAGTGCCGAAATTCAGCAGGGGAAACCCTCCTCCGGATGTTGAGTTCCCTAAAAAGGACGCGCAGGGAGAAGCCCTTACTGGTTTTGATAAATCCGGTTATACCGCGTCGGCGCACGGCCTTGGCGGTGCCTGGTGCCGGACCTGCCATAAACCTCACGGGACAATGAAATTAAAATTGTTAAGAGAAGTTTACGATTTCAACCAGGATGGTCTCCTTGGCGGGCATAGTTATGACACGATTTATACTACAACAAGATATGGAACCACAGATTACAGGGAAGAGGATGTATGTTTTGGCTGTCATCGTAACCACGATAATGATGGTGGTGACTGGAACACCGCATGGGCAGGTATCCCGGATGTCCTCCAGTTTTATCAAATATTTGATACTGTAACAAAGACTTATGGCGAAAGGACCCGTTCTCACCACAATGTTTATCTCGATGAACAGCGCGGGCTGGACTCCACATGGGGAACGACGAACGGGGTTATTGACGATACAAGGGTCGAGTGTGAAAGTTGTCATAACCAGCATAAAGCTACAAAATCCCAGCCGCTTACAGACCCGGACAGCCCGGATATAATAATGAGCGCATGGGGGGACAGCGGTATATCATTCTGTTTAAGATGCCATGACAATGAGCCTCCCCCGGGGATTACAGGCCTTACGGATGAAAAATATAAAAATATTCTGAAAGAATATGGAAAACCGGATATAAACGGAATATATCCGAATTTTACAGGCCATTACCGCCAGATAGACGGGAAACCTTTAGAGTGCCGTTTATGCCATAGTATGCATGGGTCAAATTATTCTAAACAAATCCAGGATGCCATGGGTTCCGAGCTTGATACTTTCAAGATGATGCGTAATATGAGAAGTGTGGCATTAACAGATACATCGCTCGGCGGCAATGACACGCTGGCTTTAAGCACCGTTACCGAGATTTGTTTAAGCTGTCACAGCGGAAAATCACAATTCTATGACAGAAACATGCTTGTATGGAGAGATATACCGATAGCTCCTCCGCCGCAGCGGGTGGATTTGTATGTGAATACCGCTGTATATCACCCGAGATTACTGGATACTTCACTTGACAGTGCTATTTATATTGCTTACGCGGACACGGGGCTTGTCCGGAAAAAGGTAAAATCTGTTTATTCAACTGTATTTAACATTGATGATACTACCGTGGATGCCGCCGGATGCAACTGCCACGGCGCGCATAATCCTTACAAGGCGGCTTCAAACGAATTTTCTAACTGTTTTAACTGCCACAATGGATACGCGGGTATCCCGGACCAGCAAACGCCTTTTGATACAGGTAAATTCAGGGATGGCCCTGCGCCGTTAATA containing:
- a CDS encoding cytochrome c3 family protein, whose amino-acid sequence is MFKKSIFYLTFFVVLSLFFIFGEKIFAKGPHTNESTYTGTELAGVCAACHVPHKAVGDRLWPVGLTDTTGKTTIQNLCTYCHWQTELDADQDSTGTFYLGKYQAHILGRAHGRHGIAYKDSTGAYESPIIRRYGPGHLYRSSTITRDGDAVMGYESLGYPDFESIAVYADPDTTNNDSVSVLPRLSCTSCHDPHAEYLAGNYRDRQGAQETYESAADNYILNIVGDYEPLSTTYYSASVFGRTRSVCIACHGTSGRPSGTVIDGLTPPLPPPSMGDHRLGSISKCTGCHAWDWPPANCDQCHGPSGPSVKKDDHYPQDYYNNTTYTAFTIRGIGAHDTHVKGEEYACMMCHPSPTDTTHNNGIVNVVFNTDYIYIDGTTYVTAAIGFPGGTKIRDTDTCKVTGTGETKDIRCIVACHDPVLGGVVDNTTEVLWPTVAVGEIGNPYATASIINLDSLYTILSCISCHEAVGNIFKISSASDSSAHPFITASVITERNSCEICHRDHQWVTYNTTKSRWMGKSDPYTLCDTVRYHTHTSRFDSSSDVFNKYGNTTSTFEWNPFVFNSTDARGFKNPSIADYSNAETVLYRFPTRFGTTSYYNTVYNIYNEGYNTVGICDPCHDRTPFEILYGTAIRHDTTVEPKNLGSTYYFRGPKAAAFFYESALYDSGGILGTTGIGGHGQSLTQVSNHRMGDSRLPGVVDEQRVKCRSCHLYHGSMIPKILDTAANRPPDVYATTGAPGALAYATTGNDNKFCYRCHFFVYDNGFYSSTMYESSIHGDTTQPNFIIWSDTTRIGPYAPSNGHPESYYWKPPKGDTTYRRGLCIYCHEPHGGYGWDTNVFDTPGFSSFTRAGTRGSRVFGERYGTAVNLGDEILCFKCHTFDSTWNVFGETVWSTPYYAGKVYNAKDWYDKGDTTVKNISEYFDTSNGGSRHRVHRNEQDTTLGNTDYLIIECINCHNPHTVRKDTTHDSVVTNLMYPFKPSEFIYDTAVTDSTREYKVYNKFCLVCHDSGSEVNSDSGMIYLDSSLDTLWGKLPRGIKFSKKVYWGEGDTSSPDDTTRFHSWNKEKYYNSTGHGVDSTLNIGADYETDRLPMARRGSYGMSCARIDEFACHDPHGNTTNISLLKTDVKHPAGFNYNTPHIYDTSYNPADEPKTVDRWCAAACHQIGIRTGERDWSHAYTYVRKTSDGPWDSGIYDYGTDSRKDIDIYDTGGTNEPGMDNSADKNQDTSTSWMHSSFNRVPGDGNNWPDESQWGYDTNYKNNLPAKSDAGRRFVCFTCHDPHGTKNHGMIRYKFNDDTTDPNSNELCTRCHKYQ